The following proteins are encoded in a genomic region of Streptococcus constellatus subsp. constellatus:
- a CDS encoding PTS ascorbate transporter subunit IIC, which yields MNIILNILNWFSQNILQNPAFFVGLLVLIGYALLKKPAHDVYAGFIKATVGYMLLNVGAGGLVTTFRPILAALNFKFKIGAAVIDPYFGLTAANTKIAEEFPNFVGAATTALLIGFGVNILLVALRKITKVRTLFITGHIMVQQAATVSLMVLLLVPQLRNSWGVLAIGVICGLYWAVSSNMTVEATQRLTGGGGFAIGHQQQFAIWFVDKVADKFGKKEENLDNLKLPKFLSIFHDTVVASATLMLVFFGAILLILGPDIMSNAKVITSGTVYNPAKQDFYMYIIQTAFTFSVYLFVLMQGVRMFVAELTNAFQGISNKLLPGSFPAVDVAASYGFGSPNAVLSGFAFGLIGQLITIMLLIIFKNPILIITGFVPVFFDNAAIAVYADKRGGWKAAVILSFISGVLQVALGALCVALLGLASYGGYHGNIDFEFPWLGFGYLFKYLGIVGYILVCVFLLIIPQLQFAKAKDKEAYYRGDVQAEE from the coding sequence ATGAACATCATTTTAAACATTCTGAACTGGTTCTCGCAAAATATTTTGCAGAATCCAGCCTTCTTTGTAGGTCTTTTGGTTCTCATTGGCTATGCGTTATTGAAAAAACCAGCGCATGATGTCTATGCTGGTTTCATCAAAGCGACAGTTGGTTATATGCTGTTGAACGTTGGGGCTGGAGGTTTGGTAACAACTTTCCGTCCGATTTTAGCGGCTCTGAACTTTAAGTTTAAGATTGGTGCAGCGGTAATTGACCCTTACTTTGGATTGACAGCGGCAAATACAAAGATTGCAGAAGAATTTCCAAACTTTGTCGGAGCAGCAACAACAGCACTCTTGATTGGTTTTGGTGTCAACATCCTGCTCGTTGCTCTTCGGAAAATTACGAAAGTACGGACGCTGTTCATTACAGGTCATATCATGGTTCAACAAGCAGCGACCGTTTCATTGATGGTTCTTCTCCTTGTTCCTCAATTGCGTAATAGCTGGGGCGTGCTGGCAATCGGTGTCATCTGTGGACTTTACTGGGCAGTCAGCTCTAATATGACAGTAGAAGCAACACAACGTTTAACTGGTGGCGGTGGTTTTGCGATTGGTCACCAACAACAATTTGCGATTTGGTTTGTGGATAAAGTTGCAGACAAATTTGGCAAGAAAGAAGAAAATCTTGACAATTTGAAGTTGCCAAAATTCTTGTCTATTTTCCATGATACAGTGGTTGCTTCGGCGACGTTGATGTTGGTTTTCTTTGGAGCTATTCTCTTAATTTTGGGTCCGGATATCATGTCCAATGCAAAAGTCATTACATCAGGTACAGTTTACAACCCTGCTAAGCAAGATTTTTACATGTATATCATTCAAACAGCCTTTACTTTCTCAGTTTATCTCTTTGTCTTGATGCAAGGGGTGCGGATGTTTGTAGCAGAATTGACGAATGCCTTCCAAGGTATCTCTAACAAATTGCTTCCTGGTTCATTCCCAGCTGTGGACGTTGCAGCTTCTTATGGTTTTGGTTCACCAAATGCGGTGCTTTCAGGATTTGCTTTTGGCTTAATTGGTCAATTGATTACCATTATGCTCTTAATTATCTTTAAGAATCCAATTCTTATTATCACTGGTTTCGTTCCAGTATTCTTTGATAATGCAGCGATTGCAGTTTATGCGGATAAGCGTGGTGGCTGGAAAGCGGCGGTTATCCTGTCCTTTATTTCAGGTGTATTGCAAGTAGCGCTTGGTGCTCTCTGTGTGGCACTTCTCGGTCTGGCTTCTTACGGTGGTTACCATGGAAATATTGACTTTGAATTCCCTTGGCTTGGT
- a CDS encoding ATP-dependent Clp protease ATP-binding subunit yields MNNNYNNFDNMDDLFNQLMGRMGGFNSENRRYLINGREVTPEEFAQYRATGKLPKQVAEGQTSQMQGQAGGLKQDGILAKLGRNLTEEARQDMLDPVIGRNKEIQETAEILSRRTKNNPVLVGDAGVGKTAVVEGLAQAIVNGDVPAAIKNKEIVSIDISGLEAGTQYRGSFEENIQNLVSEVKEAGNIILFFDEIHQILGAGSTGGDSGSKGLADILKPALSRGELTVIGATTQDEYRNTILKNAALARRFNEVKVNAPSAEDTYKILQGIRDLYEKHHNVILPDEVLKAAVDFSIQYIPQRSLPDKAIDLVDVTAAHLAAQHPVTDVHTVEREIAEQKKKQEAAVEKEDFETALNAKMRIEELEKKIENHTEDMKVTATVNDVAESVERMTGIPVSQMGTSDIERLKEMNARLKTKVIGQNEAVEAVARAIRRNRAGFDEGNRPIGSFLFVGPTGVGKTELAKQLALDMFGTKEAIIRLDMSEYSDRTAVSKLIGTTAGYVGYDDNSNTLTERVRRNPYSIILLDEIEKADPQVITLLLQVLDDGRLTDGQGNTVNFKNTVIIATSNAGFGYESFTGDEEKDRKIMDRLKPYFRPEFLNRFNAVIEFSHLGKEDLAEIVDLMLDEVNQTLAKKDITLTVTDAAKHYLAEEGYDEVMGVRPLRRVIEQQIRDKVTDYHLDHLDAKHLLADLKDDELVIEEAKEHQTKK; encoded by the coding sequence ATGAATAATAACTATAACAACTTTGATAACATGGATGATCTTTTCAATCAATTGATGGGAAGAATGGGCGGTTTTAACAGTGAAAATCGGCGTTATCTTATCAATGGACGTGAAGTGACACCGGAAGAATTTGCACAATATCGTGCAACAGGTAAATTACCGAAGCAAGTAGCGGAAGGTCAGACATCACAAATGCAGGGGCAAGCAGGTGGACTCAAACAAGATGGTATTTTAGCGAAGTTAGGGCGTAATTTGACAGAAGAAGCGCGTCAAGATATGTTAGATCCTGTTATTGGACGCAATAAGGAAATTCAAGAAACGGCTGAAATCCTTTCTCGGCGGACGAAAAACAATCCAGTATTAGTCGGAGATGCTGGAGTTGGTAAGACTGCAGTTGTCGAAGGTTTAGCGCAAGCGATTGTTAATGGAGATGTTCCTGCAGCCATTAAGAATAAAGAGATTGTTTCTATTGATATTTCTGGTTTAGAAGCAGGTACACAGTATCGTGGTAGTTTTGAAGAAAATATTCAAAATTTAGTATCTGAAGTGAAAGAGGCTGGCAATATCATTCTCTTCTTTGATGAAATTCATCAAATTCTCGGCGCTGGAAGCACAGGCGGTGATAGTGGATCAAAAGGTCTAGCAGATATTTTGAAACCGGCTTTATCTCGTGGTGAACTGACAGTTATCGGTGCGACGACTCAGGATGAATATCGAAATACCATTTTGAAGAATGCAGCTCTAGCTCGTCGCTTCAATGAAGTAAAAGTCAATGCTCCATCTGCAGAAGATACTTACAAGATTTTGCAAGGAATTCGTGATTTATACGAAAAACACCACAATGTCATCTTGCCAGATGAAGTGTTAAAAGCTGCCGTGGACTTCTCTATTCAATATATTCCACAACGCAGCTTGCCAGATAAAGCGATTGACCTAGTGGATGTGACAGCGGCTCATTTAGCAGCTCAACATCCTGTTACAGATGTGCATACAGTGGAACGTGAAATTGCAGAGCAAAAGAAAAAGCAAGAAGCTGCGGTTGAAAAAGAAGACTTTGAAACTGCTTTGAATGCCAAGATGCGTATTGAAGAGCTAGAAAAAAAGATTGAAAATCATACGGAAGACATGAAAGTGACTGCAACTGTCAATGATGTAGCCGAATCTGTAGAACGTATGACGGGTATTCCTGTTTCCCAAATGGGGACTAGTGATATTGAACGGTTGAAAGAGATGAATGCGCGATTGAAGACAAAAGTCATTGGACAAAACGAAGCAGTTGAAGCAGTGGCGCGCGCTATTCGTCGGAATCGTGCAGGTTTTGATGAAGGAAATCGTCCGATTGGTAGCTTCCTCTTTGTCGGCCCAACTGGTGTTGGAAAAACAGAGCTAGCGAAGCAATTAGCGCTTGATATGTTTGGTACTAAAGAAGCCATTATCCGTTTGGACATGTCTGAATACTCTGACCGCACGGCTGTGTCGAAGTTGATTGGTACAACAGCTGGTTATGTCGGCTATGATGACAACAGCAATACCTTGACAGAACGTGTTCGTCGGAATCCATACTCAATCATTTTACTAGACGAAATTGAAAAGGCCGATCCGCAAGTCATCACATTGTTACTACAAGTTTTGGATGATGGTCGTTTGACAGATGGGCAAGGAAATACTGTCAACTTTAAGAATACAGTTATTATTGCTACGTCTAACGCTGGCTTTGGTTATGAAAGCTTTACAGGTGATGAGGAAAAGGATAGGAAGATTATGGATCGCTTAAAACCATACTTCCGCCCAGAATTCTTGAATCGCTTCAATGCAGTCATTGAATTCTCTCATCTTGGTAAAGAGGATTTAGCTGAAATCGTCGACTTGATGTTGGATGAAGTCAACCAAACACTTGCCAAGAAAGACATCACGTTAACAGTAACAGATGCAGCCAAACATTATCTAGCAGAAGAGGGATATGATGAAGTTATGGGTGTTCGTCCGCTTCGTCGTGTGATTGAGCAACAAATCCGTGATAAGGTAACAGACTATCATCTTGATCATTTAGATGCGAAACATCTTCTTGCAGATTTGAAAGATGATGAATTAGTTATCGAAGAAGCGAAAGAGCATCAAACTAAAAAATAA
- the glmS gene encoding glutamine--fructose-6-phosphate transaminase (isomerizing) — protein MCGIVGVVGNRNATDILMQGLEKLEYRGYDSAGIFVTNGKTSSLVKSVGRIADLRSKIGIDVAGTAGIGHTRWATHGKPSESNAHPHTSQTGRFVLVHNGVIENYLDIKNTYLAEHDLKGQTDTEIAVHLIGKFVEEDGLSVLDAFKKALHIIEGSYAFALMDAEDADVIYVAKNKSPLLIGLGEGYNMVCSDAMAMIRETSEYMEIHDKELVIVTADSVEVQDYDGNPIERDSYTAELDLSDIGKGTYPYYMLKEIDEQPTVMRKLIQAYTDDNDQVVVDPAIINAVQEADRLYILAAGTSYHAGFATKRMLEELTDTPVELGISSEWGYRWPLLSKKPMFILISQSGETADSRQVLVKANAMGIPSLTVTNVPGSTLSREATHTMLLHAGPEIAVASTKAYTAQIATLAFLAKAVGDANANEKAKQFDLVHELSIVAQAIEATLSEKDSIDEKVHELLATTRNAFYIGRGQDYYVAMEASLKLKEISYIQCEGFAAGELKHGTISLIEDGTPVITLISSDEQLASHTRGNVSEVVARGANVLTVVEENVAKEGDDIVLMSVHPYLSPISMVVPTQLIAYFATLHRGLDVDKPRNLAKSVTVE, from the coding sequence ATGTGTGGAATTGTCGGAGTTGTTGGAAATCGGAATGCAACAGATATTTTAATGCAGGGTCTAGAAAAATTAGAATACCGGGGATATGATTCAGCGGGAATTTTTGTGACAAATGGGAAAACATCTAGCTTAGTCAAATCGGTTGGTCGTATTGCCGACCTTCGTTCAAAAATCGGGATTGATGTAGCTGGAACGGCTGGTATTGGGCATACACGTTGGGCAACACACGGAAAACCAAGTGAAAGCAATGCGCATCCGCATACGTCTCAAACTGGACGCTTTGTTTTAGTGCATAATGGTGTTATCGAAAATTACCTAGATATTAAGAATACATATCTTGCTGAACATGATTTGAAGGGTCAGACAGATACAGAAATTGCGGTTCACTTGATTGGAAAATTTGTTGAAGAGGACGGACTCTCAGTACTAGATGCTTTTAAAAAAGCGCTCCACATCATTGAAGGTTCCTATGCTTTTGCTTTAATGGATGCAGAGGATGCAGACGTGATCTATGTGGCGAAAAATAAATCACCGCTCTTAATTGGTCTGGGAGAAGGCTACAATATGGTCTGTTCGGATGCTATGGCGATGATTCGTGAAACCAGCGAATACATGGAAATTCATGATAAAGAACTGGTAATTGTGACCGCTGACAGCGTAGAAGTGCAGGACTATGACGGGAATCCAATTGAGCGCGATAGTTATACTGCGGAACTTGATTTATCAGATATTGGCAAAGGCACTTATCCTTACTATATGCTCAAAGAAATTGATGAGCAGCCAACAGTGATGCGTAAGTTGATTCAAGCATATACAGACGATAATGATCAAGTAGTTGTCGATCCAGCTATTATAAACGCTGTTCAAGAGGCTGATCGGTTGTATATTTTAGCGGCTGGAACTTCTTATCATGCTGGATTTGCAACCAAGCGGATGCTGGAAGAATTGACAGATACACCTGTGGAATTAGGGATTTCTTCAGAATGGGGCTACAGATGGCCATTACTGAGCAAGAAACCAATGTTTATCCTGATTAGCCAATCTGGTGAGACGGCCGATAGCCGTCAGGTTTTGGTTAAAGCCAATGCAATGGGGATTCCGAGCTTGACTGTAACCAATGTTCCAGGTTCCACTTTGTCTCGTGAAGCGACTCACACGATGTTACTTCATGCAGGACCAGAGATTGCCGTAGCTTCTACCAAGGCTTATACAGCACAGATTGCGACTTTGGCTTTTCTAGCAAAAGCAGTTGGAGATGCCAATGCCAATGAAAAAGCAAAACAGTTTGATTTAGTGCATGAATTATCCATTGTGGCGCAAGCCATTGAGGCTACGCTATCTGAAAAAGACAGTATTGACGAAAAAGTACATGAGTTACTCGCAACAACACGCAATGCTTTCTATATCGGTCGAGGACAAGACTATTATGTTGCTATGGAAGCCAGCCTAAAATTAAAAGAAATTTCCTATATCCAGTGTGAAGGATTTGCTGCTGGAGAGTTAAAACATGGAACGATTTCTTTGATTGAAGACGGTACGCCAGTAATAACCTTGATTTCTTCCGATGAACAATTGGCCAGTCATACTCGCGGCAATGTATCAGAAGTTGTGGCGCGTGGTGCAAATGTTTTGACCGTTGTAGAAGAAAATGTAGCAAAAGAAGGGGACGATATTGTTTTAATGTCTGTTCATCCATATCTGTCACCAATTTCTATGGTCGTGCCGACACAGTTGATTGCTTATTTTGCAACTTTGCATCGCGGTTTAGATGTAGATAAACCACGAAACCTTGCTAAATCTGTTACAGTAGAATAA
- a CDS encoding acetate kinase, with protein sequence MSKTISINAGSSSLKWQLYEMPAEKVIAKGLIERIGLKDSISTVKFDGRAEKQILDIDDHTQAVKILLDDLMRFGIIKAYDEITGVGHRVVAGGEYFKESALVDSEEVIQKVEELALLAPLHNKANAAGIRAFKELLPDITSVVVFDTSFHTTMPEKAYRYPLPTKYYTENKVRKYGAHGTSHQYVAKEAAKVLGKPLEDLKLITCHIGNGASITAVKGGQSVDTSMGFTPLGGVMMGTRTGDIDPAIIPYLMEHTEDLNTPEDINRILNRESGLLGVSEKSSDMRDIHAAMRAGDAKAQLANDIFVDRIQKYIGQYLAVLNGADAIIFTAGIGENSVTIRRLVIEGISWFGCELDPEKNVFGNYGDISMPDSKVRVLVIPTDEELVIARDVERFKNQK encoded by the coding sequence ATGTCAAAAACAATTTCAATCAATGCCGGAAGTTCTAGTCTAAAATGGCAATTATACGAAATGCCAGCTGAAAAGGTCATCGCTAAGGGGTTAATTGAGCGAATTGGTCTCAAAGATTCCATTTCAACGGTCAAATTTGATGGTCGTGCGGAGAAACAAATTTTAGATATTGATGACCACACACAAGCTGTTAAAATTTTGTTAGATGATCTAATGCGCTTTGGTATTATTAAAGCCTATGATGAAATCACAGGTGTCGGTCATCGTGTCGTTGCAGGTGGTGAATATTTTAAAGAATCTGCACTTGTGGATAGCGAAGAAGTGATTCAAAAAGTAGAAGAATTAGCGCTTCTTGCACCACTTCATAACAAAGCAAATGCAGCAGGAATTCGTGCATTTAAAGAATTGTTGCCAGACATTACAAGTGTCGTTGTGTTTGATACGTCATTTCATACAACAATGCCTGAAAAAGCTTACCGTTATCCATTGCCAACTAAATATTATACTGAAAACAAAGTGCGTAAATATGGTGCGCATGGAACAAGTCATCAGTATGTTGCCAAGGAAGCCGCTAAAGTGCTTGGCAAACCGCTTGAAGATCTGAAACTAATTACTTGCCATATTGGGAATGGTGCTTCTATTACAGCAGTCAAAGGTGGTCAATCTGTTGACACTTCAATGGGCTTTACTCCGCTAGGTGGCGTGATGATGGGAACTCGCACAGGGGATATTGATCCAGCGATTATTCCTTATCTGATGGAGCATACAGAAGATTTGAATACGCCGGAAGATATTAATCGTATTTTAAATCGTGAGTCAGGTCTCTTAGGGGTATCTGAGAAATCCAGCGACATGCGTGATATTCATGCCGCTATGCGCGCTGGTGATGCCAAAGCACAGTTGGCGAATGACATCTTTGTTGATCGTATTCAAAAATATATTGGTCAGTATCTGGCTGTTTTAAACGGAGCAGACGCCATTATCTTTACCGCTGGAATTGGTGAGAATTCTGTGACGATTCGTCGATTAGTTATTGAGGGAATTTCTTGGTTTGGTTGTGAACTTGACCCAGAAAAGAATGTTTTTGGTAATTATGGAGATATTTCAATGCCAGATTCCAAGGTTCGAGTGCTGGTTATTCCAACGGATGAAGAATTGGTTATTGCTCGTGATGTTGAACGATTTAAAAATCAAAAATGA
- a CDS encoding class I SAM-dependent methyltransferase, which translates to MNFEKIEQAYSLLLENVQELQNTLLTNFYDALVEQNGVYLDGNTELAIVKKNNETLKSLKLDKEEWRRAYQFLLMKAAQTEPLQANHQFTPDFIGFILTFLIDQLSNKEHIDVLEIGSGMGNLAETILNNTNKNVDYLGLELDDLLIDISASIADVMDAKVSFVQGDAVRPQVLKESDVIISDLPVGFYPDDNIATRYEVASRQEHTYAHHLLMEQSLKYLKSDGYAIFLAPNDLLTSTQSDLLKNWLQKHAQIVAMIALPESLFGNAAYAKTIFVLKKQDEQAVQPFVYALSDLQNQADLLTFSEKFQNWSQESEI; encoded by the coding sequence ATGAATTTTGAAAAAATAGAACAGGCTTATTCGCTTTTGTTAGAGAATGTCCAGGAGCTCCAAAATACTCTTTTGACGAATTTTTATGATGCTTTGGTCGAGCAAAATGGGGTTTATCTGGATGGAAATACAGAGCTAGCTATTGTCAAAAAAAATAATGAAACACTTAAATCTTTGAAATTAGATAAAGAAGAATGGCGACGAGCATACCAATTTTTGCTGATGAAAGCGGCTCAAACAGAGCCTTTGCAAGCTAATCACCAATTTACTCCAGATTTTATCGGGTTTATCCTAACATTTCTCATTGACCAATTGAGTAATAAAGAACATATTGATGTGTTGGAAATTGGTAGTGGAATGGGAAATTTGGCAGAAACCATTCTTAATAATACAAATAAAAACGTGGATTATCTAGGACTGGAATTGGACGATCTGCTAATTGATATATCAGCCAGTATCGCAGATGTGATGGATGCAAAAGTTAGTTTTGTGCAAGGTGATGCGGTGCGCCCGCAAGTATTGAAAGAAAGCGATGTGATTATCAGTGATTTACCAGTTGGCTTTTATCCTGATGATAACATTGCGACGCGCTATGAAGTGGCTAGTAGACAGGAGCATACTTATGCTCATCATTTGTTAATGGAACAATCGCTCAAGTATCTCAAATCGGATGGTTATGCTATTTTCCTTGCACCAAATGATTTACTGACTAGCACACAAAGTGATTTATTAAAAAATTGGTTGCAGAAGCATGCACAAATAGTTGCAATGATTGCGTTACCAGAGTCTCTTTTTGGAAATGCAGCATACGCTAAAACAATTTTTGTACTGAAAAAGCAAGATGAACAAGCTGTCCAACCATTTGTTTATGCTTTATCTGATTTGCAGAATCAAGCGGATTTATTGACATTTAGCGAAAAGTTTCAAAATTGGAGCCAAGAAAGTGAAATTTAA
- the comGG gene encoding competence type IV pilus minor pilin ComGG gives MWKQRVKAGIMLYALFITAVFSLLLQFYLHRQTANHRNFTLNRERIQAYAMAAVANENPKQRNFEQGYVQDQKDEKEFILTVTMNTGRRYQFRFPLMHSNQTNDNLDE, from the coding sequence GTGTGGAAACAAAGAGTTAAAGCAGGTATTATGCTCTATGCCCTTTTTATAACAGCTGTCTTTAGCTTACTTTTGCAATTTTACCTTCATCGGCAAACTGCAAATCACAGGAATTTCACCCTAAACCGAGAGCGAATACAGGCTTATGCAATGGCAGCTGTAGCAAATGAAAATCCTAAACAAAGGAATTTTGAACAGGGGTATGTGCAAGATCAGAAAGATGAGAAAGAGTTCATCCTGACAGTAACAATGAACACTGGTCGCCGTTATCAATTTCGCTTCCCACTTATGCATTCCAATCAAACCAATGACAATTTAGACGAATAA
- the comGF gene encoding competence type IV pilus minor pilin ComGF — protein MFKANKVKAFTLLEALVALFVISGSVLLFQSMTRLLASEVRARQHSEQREWLLFAHQLEAELIRSSFEKVENNRLYMKQDGKTIAFGKSSGQDFRKTNANGKGYQPMIYNMKKAEISQKNELIHIRMTFKRGLEREFVYRVETKS, from the coding sequence GTGTTCAAGGCAAATAAAGTGAAAGCTTTTACACTTTTAGAGGCTCTGGTTGCCCTCTTTGTAATCAGCGGGAGTGTGCTATTATTTCAATCGATGACGCGTCTTCTGGCTTCGGAGGTCCGAGCTCGACAACACAGTGAACAACGAGAATGGCTTTTGTTTGCCCATCAATTAGAAGCGGAATTGATTCGTTCTTCATTTGAAAAAGTGGAGAATAATCGTTTATACATGAAGCAGGACGGTAAGACGATTGCATTTGGAAAGTCAAGTGGACAAGATTTCAGAAAAACCAATGCAAATGGGAAAGGCTATCAGCCTATGATTTATAATATGAAAAAAGCAGAAATCTCACAGAAAAATGAGCTGATTCATATCAGAATGACATTTAAGCGAGGATTGGAAAGGGAGTTCGTCTATCGTGTGGAAACAAAGAGTTAA
- the comGE gene encoding competence type IV pilus minor pilin ComGE gives MENLRKQCVRGTILLEALLALAVFAFIVTLLLGQIHQSRQTENDLLKKEEVLRVANMALQTKQSHLTINGIEVRVEKSQQGIQIYHGKELIVGVQGK, from the coding sequence ATGGAAAATTTAAGAAAACAATGCGTTAGAGGAACGATTTTATTAGAAGCTTTATTGGCATTGGCTGTTTTTGCGTTTATTGTGACCTTGTTATTGGGGCAGATCCATCAGTCTCGACAGACAGAAAATGATTTACTGAAAAAAGAAGAAGTTCTAAGAGTGGCTAATATGGCATTACAAACAAAGCAAAGCCATTTAACAATAAACGGTATTGAAGTTCGTGTTGAAAAAAGTCAACAAGGCATCCAGATTTATCATGGGAAGGAGCTGATTGTCGGTGTTCAAGGCAAATAA
- the comGD gene encoding competence type IV pilus minor pilin ComGD produces MQIKGFTLLESLLTLFMTSLLLLAVSGSVHSSFEQVEQQIFFLEFEHFYRESQKLSSAAQSQLDMNFSRERISNGYNHVAVPRSIQAPEDLTLHFDKAGGNSSLGKVIFQTNKQTITYQLYLGNGKFKKTMR; encoded by the coding sequence TTGCAGATTAAAGGTTTTACGCTTTTGGAAAGTTTGCTGACCTTATTTATGACGAGTCTCTTATTGCTTGCTGTGTCAGGTTCAGTACATTCATCGTTTGAGCAAGTAGAACAGCAAATTTTCTTTCTAGAGTTTGAGCATTTTTATCGGGAAAGTCAGAAGTTGAGTAGTGCAGCTCAAAGTCAGTTGGACATGAATTTTTCTCGCGAGAGGATTTCCAATGGTTACAACCATGTGGCAGTTCCTCGCTCGATTCAGGCTCCGGAAGACCTGACACTTCATTTTGACAAGGCAGGCGGTAATTCATCGCTCGGAAAGGTTATCTTTCAGACAAATAAGCAAACAATTACGTATCAATTATATCTAGGAAATGGAAAATTTAAGAAAACAATGCGTTAG
- the comGC gene encoding competence type IV pilus major pilin ComGC, whose protein sequence is MKKIKNIKVKAFTLVEMLVVLLIISVLMLLFVPNLTKQKEAVTEKGNAAVVKVVESQAELFEVNHTNEKATLSKLVSEGTITDKQAASYKAYYAKHTKEARTVAD, encoded by the coding sequence ATGAAAAAAATTAAAAATATAAAGGTAAAAGCTTTCACTTTGGTGGAAATGTTAGTGGTGCTTCTAATCATCAGTGTTTTGATGCTTTTGTTTGTTCCGAATTTGACCAAACAAAAAGAAGCTGTAACGGAAAAAGGAAATGCAGCTGTTGTGAAGGTTGTCGAAAGTCAGGCAGAGCTTTTTGAAGTGAATCACACTAATGAAAAAGCGACGCTTTCAAAATTAGTCAGTGAAGGAACTATTACAGACAAGCAAGCAGCATCATACAAGGCTTATTATGCAAAACATACAAAAGAAGCTCGCACAGTTGCAGATTAA
- the comGB gene encoding competence type IV pilus assembly protein ComGB — MQQDISLLSRQKRKKLSIVRQKKVVELLNNLFSSGFHLAEMIDFLKRSALLEKTYVEKMKEGLATGKPFSEIMASLGFSDSVVTQLSLAELHGNLSLSLNKIEEYLENVSKVKKKLIEVATYPFILLIFLVFIMLGLRNYLLPQLERQNSATQLISQLPQIFLGSLGVVLVLLAIGFYWFRKSSKIVVFSFLARLPFCGTFIQAYLTAYYAREWGNMIGQGLELSQIFQMMQGQRSAMFQEIGKDLEVALQNGQEFSQVVKHYPFFKKELGLIIEYGEVKSKLGCELEVYAQKTWEKFFSRINQAMNLVQPLVFVFVALVIVLLYAAMLLPIYQNMEVQL, encoded by the coding sequence ATGCAGCAGGACATATCACTTTTGAGCAGGCAGAAACGGAAAAAATTATCCATAGTTAGGCAGAAAAAAGTCGTAGAGTTGCTGAATAATCTTTTTTCTAGCGGCTTTCATTTAGCAGAAATGATTGATTTTTTGAAGCGGAGTGCCCTGCTAGAAAAAACCTATGTGGAAAAGATGAAAGAGGGTTTAGCAACAGGAAAACCTTTTTCAGAAATTATGGCTAGTTTAGGATTTTCAGATAGTGTTGTCACCCAGCTTTCACTGGCAGAGCTACATGGGAATCTCTCACTCAGCCTGAATAAGATTGAGGAATACTTGGAAAATGTCTCAAAAGTCAAGAAAAAGTTAATTGAAGTAGCTACTTATCCATTCATTTTACTTATTTTTTTAGTATTCATTATGTTAGGGCTGCGAAATTATTTACTTCCGCAGTTAGAACGCCAAAATAGTGCAACGCAGCTGATTAGTCAGTTGCCGCAAATTTTTCTGGGTTCATTAGGAGTAGTCCTTGTTTTGTTAGCGATAGGTTTTTATTGGTTTAGAAAAAGCTCAAAAATAGTAGTGTTTAGCTTCTTGGCTCGACTTCCTTTTTGTGGAACTTTTATTCAAGCGTATTTGACAGCTTATTATGCGCGCGAATGGGGAAATATGATTGGTCAAGGTTTAGAACTCAGTCAGATTTTTCAGATGATGCAAGGGCAACGCTCTGCTATGTTTCAAGAAATTGGAAAAGACTTAGAAGTTGCACTGCAAAATGGTCAGGAATTTTCCCAAGTGGTTAAACACTACCCGTTTTTTAAAAAGGAATTGGGTTTGATAATTGAATACGGTGAAGTGAAATCCAAATTAGGGTGTGAATTAGAAGTTTATGCTCAAAAAACGTGGGAGAAGTTTTTTAGTCGGATCAATCAAGCTATGAACTTAGTGCAGCCGCTTGTCTTTGTTTTTGTGGCACTGGTTATTGTTTTATTGTATGCAGCCATGTTGCTGCCAATTTATCAAAATATGGAGGTTCAATTATGA